TGTTGTAACCAGTGCATTTTTGTGTGGTTAGGCCAAAAATGTTGGGGAAGCAGGGCGGACCTCAAAGAGAGTCTGTCAAGTATATGGTTGCATTGTAACCTGTCAGGACATGGTGGAACCGAAAGATCCTTCTAAATTATTTGATAAGGTGAAGGATTAAACTTTCCATTCTTTTGTCAGGTTTTGTATTAGCAGGAAGATATTTTTGTCTGAGCGGCAATGGCACAGTGTTACATGCATGTGGATAATTTGAATTATCTATTCAAGTTTTCCATAAAATCTTTTTCCATTCATCATTGTGATCATGGGCGAAGCAAATAAATTTACCTATTACCTTTGTTGTGTTTTCATCAGGCTGACTACTATGCACATCCGGAACATTATAGACCCATTTTTCATGAAAAGATAGCCCCATTCGCTTCGGTGCTAGGTCAGTATCATTTATTTCAGAGTATTAGTTTTTCTCCACATTTATGCCATACTTTTGCTTTTAAGTATCGCGGCAGCTTGAGAAACTTTATGTTACTAAGATTTCCTGATAAATAACTTTTGCTTCATGTTTTTCTCTGGACCCTAGGAAAATTTTCAACTTCTTGAGCAACCTTatctttgaattttcattgaaCAATTTACGGTTTCAAAGACAAGAGAGTTCTGTAACAGTTGAATTTGAATGTTTGTTATATCTTACCAAGAAGCGAACCAGTTTCTCCTTCTTATTATGTTCTTTAGGAGCATATATAATTGAGCTTTATTAAAGTGCCAACTCttctgcatgtttatgaaagctgTCTTGGTTGCTTTTAGGTCTCTCTAGTTAAACAGTCTCAGAAATATGCTTTGGATTTGATCTTATTGTTTGAAATTTCCAAAATGTTAGTCTCTTTACCTTTGAAACATACATTTAACCTTTTGTTAAGTTTTTACCTCCTTTTACATATCTTTATGGTGAATTCATCAGCCATTACCACCGAACTTGGCAGTTCCTGAGCCGTCATTCGCAACATGTGACTGTACCGATCATTAATTTAATTGGCATAATTTTGGGCTAATCTATCCAGCACCAATTTTGTATGAATCAAACCTTGTAAATCAATTATGCAATTCATTATAAATGAGTGCTATGAACCAACTCATGGATTTCTTCATTGCCAATTCTGACTTCTTGCTTTGCTGCAAAATCTACCTTACCAATATTATCACTCCAGAACTTATTTGTTAATGTTGATCTTTGTTACCTCACGTCTGGTCACAAGTAAAATCATGGTCTTAAGGCACTCATGGAACACTCTCCTTAAGATCTCTTTTAATCTAGTCGACTTAATGAAATTGACCACCAGGTCTTTTAATGCATTTTCATGAGGCTGGTTTTTGTGGAATTTTAATCTAATTTACAATATATTTGGTTGATAATTGGGTTCTTTCGTTTGCTCTGGCAGTCAATTGTATGTATTGGGAAAAAAGATACCCTCGACTATTGACCACCGTGCAGCTGCAAGATCTGATGAGGAATGGTTGTCCACTTGTTGGGATATCAGATATAAGTTGTGATATAGGAGGTTCCATTGAATTTATCAACCAAACTACATTCATCGACTCACCTTTCTTTAGGTACTTTTCTTTATCCATATAAATATCAGAACTGAATTGCCTAATATTTTACTATTGGGACATAAATCAGCCACGTTAAATGGTCCCCATTGCCTGATGTTTCAGGAGATAAAATTCTTCCACTTCTATAATATACGATGATCTTTTTCCCGTGTCACAATCACAAGATGCAAGGATGAAATTTCTCATAGTTCTTTCCATTATCTTTTTATAATTGATAAAAACTGTATTACAGATATGATCCCCTCAATAACTCTTACCATCATGACATGGAGGGTAGTGGTGTGATATGCTCGGCTGTGGACATTCTTCCGACCGAGTTTGCGAGAGAGGTTAGAGATATATAATCTTTTTGTTTTGTCAATTTCATGTGAGTATTTATCTTTCATGGAATGGATATGATGTGTATAAAATTGGTTTCTAATCATTTCCACATATTTTTATTACCATGAAGGCTTCCCAACACTTTGGCGATATTTTATCTGAATTTGTTGGGGTTCTAGCGTCTTCAAAATATCTTAAAGAGTTACCCATGCACTTAAGGAGAGCTTGTATAGTCCATGGTGGATCAGTTACTTCTCTATTTGAATACATTCCCAGAATGCGTAACTCTAATCATGAGTAAGTTACACATACCATCTTTCCTTAATTTCTTTGTTTTGCCTCAATCTGGTCTTTTCTTGAGTTTACTGGCATGTTAAGAGCATACGGAGTATGAAAATCCAGTCAAACTTAGTCGTTACTTACTCACCGTTGTTGCCAATGAAACGGTAATCTATTTTGTTAGTATAATAATTAATGTTTTTGATGATTAATAAGATTTTTTGGTTAGAATACATGTGTTACTTGATTGAAATCACATCATTCAAGATGATATGTTTgtattttaaagtttaaaaaaaacaagAGGCTGGAGAAGGAGAAAAAAATTTGCAGAGCAGTGTGATTCAACGTAGAAGAGGAATATGGAGTAGTTTTTTCTCAGCAAATTTCATTCAGCATAGTCATAGAGGATGAATATGGAGTAGTTTTTTCTCCAGAGCAAATTTCATTCCGTGTAGAGGAGGAATATGGAGTAGAGTGTTACATATTTTTTGCCATACACAAATACATATATGCCTGCAAACTTGAAATGATGCCTATCTATTATTGTACAACGGTACAACCCAATATTTGAGTCAAATAACTCAAAATTTCAGTACATAATTTCAGTTTCTTTGGTTTTTCTTTTTCCTGTGACAGGGATCCATCAAGAAACCTACCAAATATCCAGTCCGAAAAGATGAAGCATACTACATtggtatttttcttttattctcGCACTGCCTGAATTCTCCTGTAAAAATGATTTGTTCTTTAAGTTGTAATTTACTATTAATTAACATCACTGTTGCTCATGTGATTCTGTAGATTTCTTTGAGTGGtcatttgttcgatcagttccTAATAAACGAAGCTTTGGATATAATTGAAGCAGCAGGTGTCTCTTTCAAATTGGTGAAATTTGATGTAGGTCAGAGCACGAAGGCTATGTCTTACTCAGAACTTGAAGTAAGTTATGCCTTATgtaaatcatatttctgatgACAATGGAAGTTGTGTGTGAATTGCTCACATGAAGAATTCTGTATACCTGCACTAGTCTTTCCAATTATATTATTGTTTGTTCTTCATATATCGTAAGTGAAATTGTTGTAATAAGAAGTGATGGAAGTAAAATATCATAATACACTGGAAGTAACAAACTACTGACAAATCCCTAAATTAAGAGTAAAAACGCATACAGACTGTTGTCTAAGCTCTTGGTTTTTCAGTCTTCcaatatcattttatttaccCGAAAATGTAGAAGTTTTCAAATTATCAGGTGAGGCGATGAACCAACAAGTATCCAAAAGGGAATAATGTGTGATAAGTGTTTTACTACCTTACTTCGTTTGTAACATCAGATGGTTCACAGGTCAAAAGTCGTACGAGTTTCATCAGTTCATGATATATGTATGCCTTTTTATCCAAACGCAGTTGTTTAGTTTGCTTGTTGTTTCTGATTATTTACTGTTCTCAACAGATTGGGGCAGATGATAAAGCACTTCTAGATAAAGTCATCGATTCTTTGGCTTCACTTGCTAATCCAAGTGAGAGTCATGTTGACAGCATAAACAATGTTGTGACCCTTAAGGTTGTCAAATTCAAAGAGATGAGTCTAGAGAAGGACAATGATACAAAAACTGAAGCTGTCATCCTGATATTAGGTGCTGGTCGAGTTTGTCGACCAGCTGCAGAATTTCTAACCTCAATTGGTTGCGGTTCATCAAAAAAATGGTTAAAATCATGTCTTACAGAAGATTTTCAAGAGAATACTTGTATCAAAGTTATCGTGGGTTCTCTTTTCCTCAAAGATGCACAAGAGGTTCGAACTTTCAATCGTGTCCTTATGTTGTACCTCTTCTTAAAATGATCATGGGTAATTTAAACTAAACAATTAGCTTATTATATGGATTCCAGGTAGCTAAGGGAATTCCAAATGCAACAGCAGTTCAGCTTGATGCCTTGAATCATGAGAGTCTCTGTAATTACATTTCTCTGGTATATCTTCTGCACCTTTTTCTTGTAATAAAGCAATTTTTTTCCTTGAGATAGTCCAGACactgaagatgatgaagacaAGATGTTTCTGGGCACCTGCTAACGTTGGACTTTTAGATGCTATTACTATGATAAACTTATTTTTTTCCCCTTTCTTAGTGGTTTTTGAAACTTGTAACTGGATGGTAATACATAATGATTTTGTTTAGTGTACTTAAGTGTTAGTTTGGGCTTTTGATTAGAATATAAATGATTTACAAGCTTCATGGTTATATACAGGTTGATGTTGTCATCAGTTTACTGCCTCCCAGTTTTCACAGTAACGTAGCTAGTGCATGCCTTCAGGTACAGATGCTACTTTGATCGATATAGTTAGAAAGATATATACCGCTATACAGCTGACAAACCTGGCACTGTAATGGGGGTCAAGATTTAAGTTTGCGTGTTTATGGCAGGTTTAGGAAATTGAACTTTGGTCTTCAAAAGTTGATTGATTGAAAGTCGTTGAAATTTCTTTTTTCCTAGTAACTGTGATAATCTGTATAGATCTAACAAACAAGTTCTTAAACATCCTTTGGCCGTGCAATATCACTAGTGGAAGGATTAACACAAAAACAATGGTGAGATCAGTATTTGGTTTGTAGGtacaacaaaattaaataatcttcCCCAATGGGATGTAATGTCTATTATATAGAAAATTTTCATACAAATATGGCGTGACAACTGCTAGACTTCATTACTTCCTCGCTGAAATTGATGAATcgtatattttataatatgatatgatgctCTTTGGATTTTTACACAATCAATTTATTTGGCTCAAAAGACGACCTGCATGTGGTGTACATGAATCTCTGCAGTTTCAGTGAAAGTGCCCAGACAAAGAGAGCTCCtatgataaaataattttttggatCCAACTTCCAGTGCCTCATTTCGTCACTTCATATTCCATCTACCTTACACATTTTTTAAATCTAAAATTTCATCCCACCTTTTCAGCTAGGAAACATATTGTCACTGCTAGCTATGTTGATTATCTCCAGTGCAAATCTCCAGTGCCTCATTTTGCTATTTGGTATTCCATCAACCTTTGCTCATTTTGTAACATGAAATGTCACACCTCCTTTTCAGCTTAGGAAACATCTTGTCACCGCTAGCTATGTTGATGATTCCATGTCCAAGCTTGATGAAATGGCTAAAAATTCTGGAGTTACTTTTCTGTGCGAGATGGGCCTGGACCCTGGAATTGGTAACTTTTTTTGACAGTGGACAGTTGTATGAGTTGTAATCTAATTGTTTTCTTATTCTCACAAATCATCTCGCTTCGTCGTACAGACCACATGATGGCAATGAAGATGATCAATCAAGCACACGTACGAGGGGGAAAGATCAAGTCTTTCATTTCTTACTGTGGTGGTCTTCCAGCTCCAGATGCTGCTAATAACCCATTAGGTTACAAATTTAGGTAtactttaatatataatttgacaTATGTGGAAACACCAAACGGCAAGAAATAGGCTGTTACCCATGAGCAATCAACCTAAAATCTGCAATGCCTGAATGAAATGTGTCAATTTACTTCCAATCACCAAAGCCTTTGGGCAGCGGATGATAATACAATGTAAAGCCTATTTTTCACTGTACTATTTTCAGTTGGAGTCCAGCAGGAGCAATCCGATCTGGACGCAATCCAGCCACGTACAAACATCACGGAGAAATAAAGCATGTTGATGGTGAGTTTACACAAGCATGATACCAAGGCCCTGTCTCTACTTATTGACAAAAGAATCAAGCTATTTTGATCACCTGAAATAAGTTctgttaaatatatttattggcACTACACACAAATACATGATTtggtataaaatatttttgaactttCATTTTCTGATTAGTTTCAACCATTCGATCTACACGTTTCTTAATAGTTTGATCCCTTTCCTTTACTTTTATATGTTGGTAAAAGTGAGTTCTTCCATTCGATACAGCAATACATGTTCCACAATACAAGATTATTCGCTTGTTTATGATGCTAGTCCATGACTCCATGCATGCAGGGGACAGCCTCTACGATTCAGCTTCAAAGCTTAGAATACCAGATTTTCCAGCATTTGCATTGGAATGCCTTCCAAACCGGAACTCCTTGGTTTATGGAGACCTTTATGGGATAGGAAATGAAGCATTAACCATCTTCCGTGGAACTCTCCGATATGAAGGCATGATCGTATTTTGTGCTTCATGTTTGTTCAATTTAATACGTCTTTGGTGTTTAAGTTACAAGCATATCTTGACATCATTTtcaataacaaaataaaacaaggAAAAAATTAAGCACATGATTTAAATTGCCCGACAAACTCAAATTGCCACTCAATAGCCAAAGGCCCAAAATTGAGAAGTGGAGGACTTACTAGCAACTTCCCCTGCCTTTCTAATTTGAGTTGACACTGTGAATTTATGCCTTGGTGCAGGTTTTGGAGAAATAATGGGGACACTAGCAAGACTTGGCTTCTTTTCTACCGAAGCAATCCCCATATTAGAAAATGAGATTAGACCCACTTACAGAAACTTTATACTGGAACTTCTGAACATTCATACCACTATTTTGGCTGAAACAAAAATAGGCGAGAAAGAGATCGAAGAGAGTATCATAGCTCTTGGTTTTTGCAAAGAAAGAGATACAGCATCGAAGACGGCTAAAACTATTGTGTGAGTCCCGTCCCATATATGTCATCAGAGAGGTCTTATTTTAATTACAGATATATGACGCTGACTCTAAAATAGGCTTTCTGTTATATTCTTTGGTCTTCATTTACACCTTAAATGGTCTCTGTATGTGAATGAATTTTCTAATTTAAAGTTGTTTTAACATAGATTTCTTGGATTCCTTGAGAGGACAGAAATACCACTTTTCTGCAAATGTGCATTTGATGTCACCTGCATCCGCATGGAAGAAAGATTGGTGTATTTGGGCACAGAACAGGTAATTCGAGCTAGTCATTGAATAGATTTGTCAGTTCATAGCTGAAAATTATATTACACAATGACTACCTGTTTGAGTCCAGGATATGGTACTTTTGCACCACGAAATAGAGGTAGATTTCCCAAATGGCCAACCTTCTGAAAACCACAGAGCAACTCTTTTGGAATTAGGAAGGACTAATAAGGAGAAGGAGAAGTCATACACAGCAATGGCTTTAACTGTAGGGATCCCAGCAGCCATTGGAGCTCTGGTATTTACTCGTTTTACTTTTTGACCAGTATATGAAACCACAAGTTAtttcaataaaattaaaataataaaaacatgtGATTTTTATGTGCAGCTCATACTCGGGAAAAAGGTGGAAGCAACCGGTGTTTTGAGGCCAATTGATCCTGAAATTTATTTGCCAGGTATGTATGTTCTGCTCTGCCATGCATGTTTCTTGAtttctttaaagttaattatttggGTTATTTTTGCAGCCCTTGATATTTTAGAGGCTTATGGTTTCAAGTTGGTGGAGAAGATTGATTAACTGAGAGAGAGTTGCATGTACATCCCCC
This is a stretch of genomic DNA from Primulina eburnea isolate SZY01 chromosome 11, ASM2296580v1, whole genome shotgun sequence. It encodes these proteins:
- the LOC140804230 gene encoding alpha-aminoadipic semialdehyde synthase isoform X1; its protein translation is MLGNGIVGILSESTNKWERRVPLTPSHCAWLLHGGSGKTGISRIIVQPSTKRIHHDALYEDVGCEVSEDLSECGLILGIKQPKLEMILPDRAYAFFSHTHKAQRENMPLLDKVLSERATLLDYELIVGDHGKRLLAFGRFAGRAGMIDFLSGLGQRFLSLGYSTPFLSLGASYMYSSLAMAKAAVISIGEEIATMGLPSGICPLVFVFTGAGNVSQGAREIFQLLPHTFVDPIRLPELFEMAKNVGEAGRTSKRVCQVYGCIVTCQDMVEPKDPSKLFDKADYYAHPEHYRPIFHEKIAPFASVLVNCMYWEKRYPRLLTTVQLQDLMRNGCPLVGISDISCDIGGSIEFINQTTFIDSPFFRYDPLNNSYHHDMEGSGVICSAVDILPTEFAREASQHFGDILSEFVGVLASSKYLKELPMHLRRACIVHGGSVTSLFEYIPRMRNSNHEDPSRNLPNIQSEKMKHTTLISLSGHLFDQFLINEALDIIEAAGVSFKLVKFDVGQSTKAMSYSELEIGADDKALLDKVIDSLASLANPSESHVDSINNVVTLKVVKFKEMSLEKDNDTKTEAVILILGAGRVCRPAAEFLTSIGCGSSKKWLKSCLTEDFQENTCIKVIVGSLFLKDAQEVAKGIPNATAVQLDALNHESLCNYISLVDVVISLLPPSFHSNVASACLQLRKHLVTASYVDDSMSKLDEMAKNSGVTFLCEMGLDPGIDHMMAMKMINQAHVRGGKIKSFISYCGGLPAPDAANNPLGYKFSWSPAGAIRSGRNPATYKHHGEIKHVDGDSLYDSASKLRIPDFPAFALECLPNRNSLVYGDLYGIGNEALTIFRGTLRYEGFGEIMGTLARLGFFSTEAIPILENEIRPTYRNFILELLNIHTTILAETKIGEKEIEESIIALGFCKERDTASKTAKTIVFLGFLERTEIPLFCKCAFDVTCIRMEERLVYLGTEQDMVLLHHEIEVDFPNGQPSENHRATLLELGRTNKEKEKSYTAMALTVGIPAAIGALLILGKKVEATGVLRPIDPEIYLPALDILEAYGFKLVEKID
- the LOC140804230 gene encoding alpha-aminoadipic semialdehyde synthase isoform X2 — its product is MLGNGIVGILSESTNKWERRVPLTPSHCAWLLHGGSGKTGISRIIVQPSTKRIHHDALYEDVGCEVSEDLSECGLILGIKQPKLEMILPDRAYAFFSHTHKAQRENMPLLDKVLSERATLLDYELIVGDHGKRLLAFGRFAGRAGMIDFLSGLGQRFLSLGYSTPFLSLGASYMYSSLAMAKAAVISIGEEIATMGLPSGICPLVFVFTGAGNVSQGAREIFQLLPHTFVDPIRLPELFEMAKNVGEAGRTSKRVCQVYGCIVTCQDMVEPKDPSKLFDKADYYAHPEHYRPIFHEKIAPFASVLVNCMYWEKRYPRLLTTVQLQDLMRNGCPLVGISDISCDIGGSIEFINQTTFIDSPFFSGVICSAVDILPTEFAREASQHFGDILSEFVGVLASSKYLKELPMHLRRACIVHGGSVTSLFEYIPRMRNSNHEDPSRNLPNIQSEKMKHTTLISLSGHLFDQFLINEALDIIEAAGVSFKLVKFDVGQSTKAMSYSELEIGADDKALLDKVIDSLASLANPSESHVDSINNVVTLKVVKFKEMSLEKDNDTKTEAVILILGAGRVCRPAAEFLTSIGCGSSKKWLKSCLTEDFQENTCIKVIVGSLFLKDAQEVAKGIPNATAVQLDALNHESLCNYISLVDVVISLLPPSFHSNVASACLQLRKHLVTASYVDDSMSKLDEMAKNSGVTFLCEMGLDPGIDHMMAMKMINQAHVRGGKIKSFISYCGGLPAPDAANNPLGYKFSWSPAGAIRSGRNPATYKHHGEIKHVDGDSLYDSASKLRIPDFPAFALECLPNRNSLVYGDLYGIGNEALTIFRGTLRYEGFGEIMGTLARLGFFSTEAIPILENEIRPTYRNFILELLNIHTTILAETKIGEKEIEESIIALGFCKERDTASKTAKTIVFLGFLERTEIPLFCKCAFDVTCIRMEERLVYLGTEQDMVLLHHEIEVDFPNGQPSENHRATLLELGRTNKEKEKSYTAMALTVGIPAAIGALLILGKKVEATGVLRPIDPEIYLPALDILEAYGFKLVEKID